The Oreochromis niloticus isolate F11D_XX linkage group LG15, O_niloticus_UMD_NMBU, whole genome shotgun sequence genome includes a region encoding these proteins:
- the atp13a3 gene encoding probable cation-transporting ATPase 13A3 isoform X1, whose product MEKEDLKIVNKGEEEEMELQGYRLCRWRLALVGLGVLCTGGFLLLVLYWMPEWCVKSTCTRTTARDAEVVLLRSTDEFRRWFLARVRVMLAPGRNPFHSLETQTTSPSSPSSPSSLSCPFSSSASPPQANGHTDHPSDGSPAQELIIKFADYQPTQIRYFTFHSTKYYWNDEKQNFEVLTGLEDLQVSCSTLHSEHSTGLTRNQQEYRRLFFGVNEIAVKVPSVFKLLIKEVLNPFYIFQLFSVILWSADEYYYYAAAIVLMSVISIATSLYTIKKQYVMLRDMVAAHSIVRVSVCRANNDIEEILSTDLVPGDVMVIPSNGTIMPCDAVLVSGTCIVNESMLTGESVPVTKTNLPNPGTGDGGEEAGSAYNTEEHKRHTLFCGTNVIQTRFYTGELVKAVVVRTGFSTAKGQLVRSILYPKPTDFKLYRDAYLFLLCLVAVAGIGFVYSIVLSIMNEVPAKTIIIESLDIVTITVPPALPAAMTAGIVYAQRRLKRIGIFCISPQRINICGQINLVCFDKTGTLTEDGLDLWGVQRVENGSFHLSEENAYKENLVKSQFVACMATCHSLTKIEGQLSGDPLDLKMFEATGWILEEATEEETSLHNRIMPTVVRPPKQLLPPEPAVTPEQDMELYELSAAYEIGIVRQFPFSSALQRMSVVARLLGEKRMDAYMKGAPEVVASLCRRETVPENFAAVLEGYTKQGFRVIALAHRRLESKLTWHKVQNINRDHIEANMEFLGLIIMQNKLKPETPGVLQDLHQASIRTVMVTGDNMLTAISVARDCGMIPPQDTVIIADALPPHDGQAAKITWRYADKPRNASRIQEVNISLEDVCHIDEPKSQELYHFAMNGKSFAVIDEHFPDMLQKLVLRGTVFARMAPDQKTQLIEALQGVDYFVGMCGDGANDCGALKRAHGGISLSELEASVASPFTSRTPNISCVPNLIREGRAALITSFCVFKFMALYSIIQYISVTLLYSILSNLGDFQFLFIDIAIILLIVFTMSLNPAWKELVSRRPPSGLISGPLLFSVLTQILICLGFQIWTFLWVKQQPWYKVWTPLADVCNLTSHIEMDFENETEEDEHNIQNYENTSLFYVSSFQYLIVAIVFSKGKPFRQPSYKNWPFVLSAGSLYVFLLFILFFRVDVITEFMEIVCIPFEWRLRLFLIILVNAAVSVLVETVILDIVLRKLVFSRDKQGNFGVTPAAPAPQGANDLYGHKYLSCQCCPRKMRPKARYMHLAQELSVDPDWPPKPTTTTEAKPRPENGSAYQIMINS is encoded by the exons ATGGAGAAGGAAGACCTCAAGATTGTCAACAagggggaagaggaggagatg gagCTGCAGGGTTACCGTCTGTGTCGTTGGCGGCTGGCCCTGGTGGGCCTCGGGGTGCTGTGTACAGGGGGCTTCCTTCTCCTGGTGCTCTACTGGATGCCAGAATGGTGCGTCAAGTCCACCTGCACTCGTACCACAGCCCGTGATGCCGAAGTGGTGTTGCTGCGCTCCACG GATGAGTTCCGGCGCTGGTTCCTGGCCAGGGTGCGAGTGATGCTTGCCCCAGGGAGAAACCCCTTCCACAGCCTGGAGACCCAGAccacctccccctcctccccttcctctccttcctccctctcctgccccttctcctcctctgcttccCCACCTCAGGCCAACGGACACACCGATCACCCCTCCGATGGCAGCCCTGCTCAGGAGCTCATCATAAAATTTGCAGACTACCAGCCCACGCAG attCGCTACTTTACCTTTCATAGCACAAAGTATTATTGGAACGACGAGAAGCAAAACTTTGAGGTTTTAAC TGGCCTGGAGGATCTGCAGGTCAGCTGCTCCACCCTCCACTCGGAGCACAGCACAGGCCTGACTAGGAACCAGCAGGAGTACAG GAGACTGTTCTTCGGAGTGAATGAAATTGCAGTGAAAGTGCCTTCTGTTTTCAAGCTGCTTATCAAAGAG GTCCTCAACCCTTTCTACATCTTCCAACTCTTCAGTGTGATCCTGTGGAGTGCCGATGAGTATTACTACTATGCTGCGGCCATTGTTTTAATGTCGGTCATATCCATAGCTACCTCTTTGTACACCATCAAAAAG CAATACGTCATGCTTCGTGACATGGTGGCAGCTCACAGTATTGTTCGTGTGTCCGTATGCCGAGCCAATAATG ATATCGAGGAAATTTTGTCTACTGATCTGGTCCCCGGTGACGTGATGGTCATTCCCAGCAATGGGACCATCATGCCATGTGACGCCGTGTTGGTCAGTGGCACCTGTATCGTCAATGAAAGCATGCTTACAG GTGAGAGCGTTCCAGTGACAAAGACCAACCTCCCAAACCCAGGGACAGGTGACGGGGGGGAGGAGGCTGGTAGTGCCTACAACACAGAGGAGCATAAGAGACACACACTCTTCTGTGGCACCAATGTCATCCAGACCCGCTTCTACACAGGCGAACTGGTCAAGGCTGTAGTGGTGCGCACAG GTTTCAGCACAGCTAAAGGCCAGCTGGTGCGCTCCATCCTTTATCCCAAACCCACCGACTTCAAGCTGTACCGCGATGCCTACCTCTTCCTGTTGTGTCTGGTGGCTGTGGCTGGAATCGGCTTTGTTTACTCCATTGTACTCAGTATCATGAACGAG GTGCCAGCTAAGACCATCATCATTGAGTCCCTGGACATTGTCACCATAACAGTGCCACCGGCGCTGCCAGCCGCCATGACAGCCGGCATTGTGTATGCACAGCGACGCCTAAAACGTATTGGCATTTTCTGCATCAGCCCACAGAGAATTAATATCTGCGGACAGATCAATCTGGTGTGCTTTGACAAA aCTGGAACTCTGACAGAAGATGGGTTAGACCTGTGGGGAGTCCAAAGGGTTGAGAATGGCAG CTTCCACCTGTCAGAAGAAAATGCCTACAAAGAAAATCTCGTCAAGTCCCAGTTTGTGGCTTGCATGGCCACATGCCACTCACTTACTAAAATAGAAGGCCAGCTGTCTGGGGACCCGCTGGACCTCAAAATGTTTGAGGCTACAGGCTGG ATCTTGGAAGAGGCTACTGAGGAGGAAACGTCTCTCCATAATCGTATCATGCCCACTGTCGTTCGACCGCCTAAGCAGCTGTTGCCCCCGGAGCCTGCTGTAACACCAGAGCAGGACATG gaACTCTATGAGCTCTCG GCAGCCTATGAGATTGGTATTGTGCGCCAGTTCCCTTTTTCTTCAGCGCTGCAGAGAATGAGTGTAGTAGCTCGTCTCCTCGGGGAGAAACGTATGGATGCCTACATGAAAGGTGCACCAGAGGTTGTGGCTAGTCTCTGCAGAAGAGAGACGG TGCCAGAAAACTTTGCAGCGGTTTTGGAAGGCTACACAAAGCAGGGTTTCAGAGTCATTGCTCTTGCTCATCGGCGGCTCGAATCAAAACTTACTTGGCACAAGGTCCAGAACATCAACAG GGATCACATAGAAGCAAACATGGAGTTCCTGGGTCTCATCATTATGCAGAACAAGCTGAAGCCAGAAACTCCAGGGGTGCTGCAGGACCTTCATCAAGCCAGCATTCGCACAGTCATGGTTACTG GTGACAACATGCTGACGGCCATCTCTGTGGCCCGCGACTGCGGAATGATCCCTCCCCAGGACACAGTCATAATTGCCGATGCCCTCCCTCCACACGATGGACAAGCCGCCAAGATCACCTGGAGATACGCTGACAAACCTCGCAATGCATCCCGAATTCAG gaagtgaacaTAAGCCTGGAGGATGTGTGTCACATAGATGAGCCCAAGAGCCAAGAGCTCTACCACTTTGCTATGAATGGAAAATCATTTGCTGTAATCGATGAACATTTCCCAGATATGCTTCAAAAG CTCGTGTTGCGCGGCACAGTGTTTGCCAGAATGGCACCTGACCAGAAAACCCAGCTGATTGAGGCACTGCAGGGTGTTGA CTACTTTGTTGGAATGTGTGGCGATGGCGCGAATGACTGTGGG GCTTTGAAGAGGGCTCATGGTGGGATCTCTCTGTCAGAGCTCGAAGCCTCAGTAGCATCTCCCTTCACCTCAAGGACCCCAAACATCTCCTGTGTCCCTAACCTAATCAG gGAGGGCCGTGCTGCTCTTATCACCTCCTTCTGTGTGTTTAAGTTTATGGCCCTCTACAGCATCATCCAGTACATCAGCGTCACTCTCCTCTACTCT aTTTTAAGTAACCTTGGCGATTTCCAGTTCCTCTTCATCGACATTGCTATCATCCTCCTCATTGTCTTTACCA TGAGTCTGAACCCAGCGTGGAAAGAGCTGGTGTCCCGTCGTCCTCCATCAGGTCTGATCTCAGGGCCTCTGCTGTTCTCTGTGCTGACCCAGATCCTCATCTGCTTGGGCTTCCAGATCTGGACATTCCTTTGGGTCAAACAGCAGCCCTGGTACAAAGTTTGGACGCCACTTGCCGA CGTCTGCAACCTCACATCACACATTGAAATGGACTTTGAAAATGAGACAGAAGAGGACGAGCACAACATCCAAAACTATGAGAACACCAGCCTCTTCTACGTCTCTTCCTTCCAGTATCTCATTGTTGCTATTGTTTTCTCCAAAGGCAAACCTTTCAGGCAGCCGAGCTATAAGAATT GGCCTTTTGTGCTGTCTGCCGGGAGTTTATatgttttcctgctgttcatctTGTTCTTCCGAGTAGACGTCATTACTGAGTTTATGGAG ATTGTTTGCATCCCGTTTGAATGGAGGCTAAGACTTTTCCTCATCATCCTAGTCAATGCTGCTGTGTCTGTTTTGGTGGAG ACCGTCATCCTTGACATCGTCTTACGGAAGCTTGTGTTCAGCCGAGACAAACAGGGCAACTTTGGCGTCACTCCTGCCGCCCCAGCACCACAG ggagccaatgaTCTGTATGGACACAAGTATCTGTCCTGCCAATGTTGCCCCCGCAAGATGAGACCCAAAGCTCGCTACATGCACCTTGCCCAGGAACTCAGTGTGGACCCTGACTGGCCTCCAAAGCCCACCACTACCACTGAAGCCAAGCCACGCCCAGAAAATGGCTCTGCCTATCAAATCATGATCAACTCCTAG
- the atp13a3 gene encoding probable cation-transporting ATPase 13A3 isoform X2, with the protein MEKEDLKIVNKGEEEEMELQGYRLCRWRLALVGLGVLCTGGFLLLVLYWMPEWCVKSTCTRTTARDAEVVLLRSTDEFRRWFLARVRVMLAPGRNPFHSLETQTTSPSSPSSPSSLSCPFSSSASPPQANGHTDHPSDGSPAQELIIKFADYQPTQIRYFTFHSTKYYWNDEKQNFEVLTGLEDLQVSCSTLHSEHSTGLTRNQQEYRRLFFGVNEIAVKVPSVFKLLIKEVLNPFYIFQLFSVILWSADEYYYYAAAIVLMSVISIATSLYTIKKQYVMLRDMVAAHSIVRVSVCRANNDIEEILSTDLVPGDVMVIPSNGTIMPCDAVLVSGTCIVNESMLTGESVPVTKTNLPNPGTGDGGEEAGSAYNTEEHKRHTLFCGTNVIQTRFYTGELVKAVVVRTGFSTAKGQLVRSILYPKPTDFKLYRDAYLFLLCLVAVAGIGFVYSIVLSIMNEVPAKTIIIESLDIVTITVPPALPAAMTAGIVYAQRRLKRIGIFCISPQRINICGQINLVCFDKTGTLTEDGLDLWGVQRVENGSFHLSEENAYKENLVKSQFVACMATCHSLTKIEGQLSGDPLDLKMFEATGWILEEATEEETSLHNRIMPTVVRPPKQLLPPEPAVTPEQDMELYELSAAYEIGIVRQFPFSSALQRMSVVARLLGEKRMDAYMKGAPEVVASLCRRETVPENFAAVLEGYTKQGFRVIALAHRRLESKLTWHKVQNINRDHIEANMEFLGLIIMQNKLKPETPGVLQDLHQASIRTVMVTGDNMLTAISVARDCGMIPPQDTVIIADALPPHDGQAAKITWRYADKPRNASRIQEVNISLEDVCHIDEPKSQELYHFAMNGKSFAVIDEHFPDMLQKLVLRGTVFARMAPDQKTQLIEALQGVDYFVGMCGDGANDCGALKRAHGGISLSELEASVASPFTSRTPNISCVPNLIREGRAALITSFCVFKFMALYSIIQYISVTLLYSILSNLGDFQFLFIDIAIILLIVFTMSLNPAWKELVSRRPPSGLISGPLLFSVLTQILICLGFQIWTFLWVKQQPWYKVWTPLADVCNLTSHIEMDFENETEEDEHNIQNYENTSLFYVSSFQYLIVAIVFSKGKPFRQPSYKNWPFVLSAGSLYVFLLFILFFRVDVITEFMEIVCIPFEWRLRLFLIILVNAAVSVLVEGANDLYGHKYLSCQCCPRKMRPKARYMHLAQELSVDPDWPPKPTTTTEAKPRPENGSAYQIMINS; encoded by the exons ATGGAGAAGGAAGACCTCAAGATTGTCAACAagggggaagaggaggagatg gagCTGCAGGGTTACCGTCTGTGTCGTTGGCGGCTGGCCCTGGTGGGCCTCGGGGTGCTGTGTACAGGGGGCTTCCTTCTCCTGGTGCTCTACTGGATGCCAGAATGGTGCGTCAAGTCCACCTGCACTCGTACCACAGCCCGTGATGCCGAAGTGGTGTTGCTGCGCTCCACG GATGAGTTCCGGCGCTGGTTCCTGGCCAGGGTGCGAGTGATGCTTGCCCCAGGGAGAAACCCCTTCCACAGCCTGGAGACCCAGAccacctccccctcctccccttcctctccttcctccctctcctgccccttctcctcctctgcttccCCACCTCAGGCCAACGGACACACCGATCACCCCTCCGATGGCAGCCCTGCTCAGGAGCTCATCATAAAATTTGCAGACTACCAGCCCACGCAG attCGCTACTTTACCTTTCATAGCACAAAGTATTATTGGAACGACGAGAAGCAAAACTTTGAGGTTTTAAC TGGCCTGGAGGATCTGCAGGTCAGCTGCTCCACCCTCCACTCGGAGCACAGCACAGGCCTGACTAGGAACCAGCAGGAGTACAG GAGACTGTTCTTCGGAGTGAATGAAATTGCAGTGAAAGTGCCTTCTGTTTTCAAGCTGCTTATCAAAGAG GTCCTCAACCCTTTCTACATCTTCCAACTCTTCAGTGTGATCCTGTGGAGTGCCGATGAGTATTACTACTATGCTGCGGCCATTGTTTTAATGTCGGTCATATCCATAGCTACCTCTTTGTACACCATCAAAAAG CAATACGTCATGCTTCGTGACATGGTGGCAGCTCACAGTATTGTTCGTGTGTCCGTATGCCGAGCCAATAATG ATATCGAGGAAATTTTGTCTACTGATCTGGTCCCCGGTGACGTGATGGTCATTCCCAGCAATGGGACCATCATGCCATGTGACGCCGTGTTGGTCAGTGGCACCTGTATCGTCAATGAAAGCATGCTTACAG GTGAGAGCGTTCCAGTGACAAAGACCAACCTCCCAAACCCAGGGACAGGTGACGGGGGGGAGGAGGCTGGTAGTGCCTACAACACAGAGGAGCATAAGAGACACACACTCTTCTGTGGCACCAATGTCATCCAGACCCGCTTCTACACAGGCGAACTGGTCAAGGCTGTAGTGGTGCGCACAG GTTTCAGCACAGCTAAAGGCCAGCTGGTGCGCTCCATCCTTTATCCCAAACCCACCGACTTCAAGCTGTACCGCGATGCCTACCTCTTCCTGTTGTGTCTGGTGGCTGTGGCTGGAATCGGCTTTGTTTACTCCATTGTACTCAGTATCATGAACGAG GTGCCAGCTAAGACCATCATCATTGAGTCCCTGGACATTGTCACCATAACAGTGCCACCGGCGCTGCCAGCCGCCATGACAGCCGGCATTGTGTATGCACAGCGACGCCTAAAACGTATTGGCATTTTCTGCATCAGCCCACAGAGAATTAATATCTGCGGACAGATCAATCTGGTGTGCTTTGACAAA aCTGGAACTCTGACAGAAGATGGGTTAGACCTGTGGGGAGTCCAAAGGGTTGAGAATGGCAG CTTCCACCTGTCAGAAGAAAATGCCTACAAAGAAAATCTCGTCAAGTCCCAGTTTGTGGCTTGCATGGCCACATGCCACTCACTTACTAAAATAGAAGGCCAGCTGTCTGGGGACCCGCTGGACCTCAAAATGTTTGAGGCTACAGGCTGG ATCTTGGAAGAGGCTACTGAGGAGGAAACGTCTCTCCATAATCGTATCATGCCCACTGTCGTTCGACCGCCTAAGCAGCTGTTGCCCCCGGAGCCTGCTGTAACACCAGAGCAGGACATG gaACTCTATGAGCTCTCG GCAGCCTATGAGATTGGTATTGTGCGCCAGTTCCCTTTTTCTTCAGCGCTGCAGAGAATGAGTGTAGTAGCTCGTCTCCTCGGGGAGAAACGTATGGATGCCTACATGAAAGGTGCACCAGAGGTTGTGGCTAGTCTCTGCAGAAGAGAGACGG TGCCAGAAAACTTTGCAGCGGTTTTGGAAGGCTACACAAAGCAGGGTTTCAGAGTCATTGCTCTTGCTCATCGGCGGCTCGAATCAAAACTTACTTGGCACAAGGTCCAGAACATCAACAG GGATCACATAGAAGCAAACATGGAGTTCCTGGGTCTCATCATTATGCAGAACAAGCTGAAGCCAGAAACTCCAGGGGTGCTGCAGGACCTTCATCAAGCCAGCATTCGCACAGTCATGGTTACTG GTGACAACATGCTGACGGCCATCTCTGTGGCCCGCGACTGCGGAATGATCCCTCCCCAGGACACAGTCATAATTGCCGATGCCCTCCCTCCACACGATGGACAAGCCGCCAAGATCACCTGGAGATACGCTGACAAACCTCGCAATGCATCCCGAATTCAG gaagtgaacaTAAGCCTGGAGGATGTGTGTCACATAGATGAGCCCAAGAGCCAAGAGCTCTACCACTTTGCTATGAATGGAAAATCATTTGCTGTAATCGATGAACATTTCCCAGATATGCTTCAAAAG CTCGTGTTGCGCGGCACAGTGTTTGCCAGAATGGCACCTGACCAGAAAACCCAGCTGATTGAGGCACTGCAGGGTGTTGA CTACTTTGTTGGAATGTGTGGCGATGGCGCGAATGACTGTGGG GCTTTGAAGAGGGCTCATGGTGGGATCTCTCTGTCAGAGCTCGAAGCCTCAGTAGCATCTCCCTTCACCTCAAGGACCCCAAACATCTCCTGTGTCCCTAACCTAATCAG gGAGGGCCGTGCTGCTCTTATCACCTCCTTCTGTGTGTTTAAGTTTATGGCCCTCTACAGCATCATCCAGTACATCAGCGTCACTCTCCTCTACTCT aTTTTAAGTAACCTTGGCGATTTCCAGTTCCTCTTCATCGACATTGCTATCATCCTCCTCATTGTCTTTACCA TGAGTCTGAACCCAGCGTGGAAAGAGCTGGTGTCCCGTCGTCCTCCATCAGGTCTGATCTCAGGGCCTCTGCTGTTCTCTGTGCTGACCCAGATCCTCATCTGCTTGGGCTTCCAGATCTGGACATTCCTTTGGGTCAAACAGCAGCCCTGGTACAAAGTTTGGACGCCACTTGCCGA CGTCTGCAACCTCACATCACACATTGAAATGGACTTTGAAAATGAGACAGAAGAGGACGAGCACAACATCCAAAACTATGAGAACACCAGCCTCTTCTACGTCTCTTCCTTCCAGTATCTCATTGTTGCTATTGTTTTCTCCAAAGGCAAACCTTTCAGGCAGCCGAGCTATAAGAATT GGCCTTTTGTGCTGTCTGCCGGGAGTTTATatgttttcctgctgttcatctTGTTCTTCCGAGTAGACGTCATTACTGAGTTTATGGAG ATTGTTTGCATCCCGTTTGAATGGAGGCTAAGACTTTTCCTCATCATCCTAGTCAATGCTGCTGTGTCTGTTTTGGTGGAG ggagccaatgaTCTGTATGGACACAAGTATCTGTCCTGCCAATGTTGCCCCCGCAAGATGAGACCCAAAGCTCGCTACATGCACCTTGCCCAGGAACTCAGTGTGGACCCTGACTGGCCTCCAAAGCCCACCACTACCACTGAAGCCAAGCCACGCCCAGAAAATGGCTCTGCCTATCAAATCATGATCAACTCCTAG